Proteins from one Legionella taurinensis genomic window:
- the cas3f gene encoding type I-F CRISPR-associated helicase Cas3f, which produces MMVVFVSQCEKKALARTRRVLDAFADRIGDNTWQTIITQEGLLAVKKLLRKTASKNTAVSCHWIRARSRTELVWIVGNKNKFDREGRVPVNRTSNNQVYRDDLLDWHLLPVIRSLTCLAALFHDWGKANARFQQKLNKNYKGLQADRLRHEWVSCLLFKALILNGDNPTSDTDWLTKLKEGLIDEQIIKETLKGGLKKPLADLPNIAKLVAWLIVTHHKLPVNPNNLFNGSKCHSLDGLLSLIDQRWGYENNTMDELRVCLEFPHGLLTQSNKWLSQLRRWSAKLLDFQEIISQSINDGSYRLLLHHARLCLMLGDHYFSSLTIDQTRHWQHTTELIANTQKDKSPKQALDQHLVGVYESARDVIGKLPIIENGLESSFNTAELKKKSTGAYAWQDNAARKIRDWRKEQNDIKKGFFAVNIASTGSGKTFANAKVMMALSEDGDSLRYVLALGLRTLTLQTGDEYRERIFKKSDGSDLAVLIGSKAIADLHYQNKQEQIQENEQGSESIEPLLATSDEILYQGEMPEDGLTTILRRDKDRQMLYAPVLVCTIDHIIAATETTRGGRYILPALRLLSSDLVIDEVDDFTGSDLIAIGRLIHLAGMLGRKVMISSATIPPAMAEGYFNAYREGWMLYCKTRNASPVIGCAWIDEFSTQVEEIDTLEHAVREFRKIHDQYIDKRVENLSKLLPKRRAIVINCEQAMHANDEPVMRNKREVWFNRIIQAALHLHEQHHTIDKKTGLHVSFGVLRMANIQPCINLSLYLLDYVWPLNTEARIMAYHSRQVLLLRHEQEKHLDHVLKRKEQKDEQPRAFYDLTIRNHLDTIAANNSAVANVLFILVATPVEEVGRDHDFDWAVIEPSSYRSIIQLAGRVKRHRDGEVNQSNINILQYNWRTIKYGDEERKPRFYLPGYEPVPQQRQGNKLCNEKDDCLKSHDLFKIVDTHLINNRLDSVPRIQERPKDSKTPMALFEHAVIDSQLTCYAGEGPETLQGYITRYWGLTALPQFLNPFRKAMNNVKLYRATNAQGETWFTERDSRGDFSYTTPGELVRRDDAYRITTVSLSSAQTLRLWLPRDYVQLLREQIERQETTLHKAVSLYGELSLDFYEYNVNSEYEYNDQLGLYKKESNHA; this is translated from the coding sequence ATGATGGTGGTGTTCGTTTCCCAATGCGAGAAGAAAGCCTTGGCTAGAACTCGTCGTGTCCTGGATGCTTTTGCCGATCGTATTGGTGATAACACGTGGCAAACAATAATTACCCAGGAGGGATTGCTTGCAGTTAAGAAACTGTTGCGTAAAACGGCCAGTAAAAATACGGCAGTGAGTTGTCATTGGATAAGGGCAAGGTCGAGAACGGAACTGGTATGGATTGTAGGAAATAAAAACAAATTTGATCGTGAAGGCAGAGTACCTGTAAACCGAACCTCTAATAATCAGGTTTACCGGGATGACTTACTGGATTGGCATTTGCTGCCTGTTATTCGGTCGCTTACCTGCCTGGCGGCATTATTTCATGATTGGGGTAAGGCGAACGCCCGCTTTCAGCAAAAATTAAATAAAAATTATAAAGGCTTGCAAGCAGACAGGTTACGCCATGAATGGGTATCATGCTTATTGTTTAAGGCATTGATTTTAAATGGAGATAATCCTACCTCAGACACCGATTGGTTAACAAAACTAAAAGAAGGCTTAATAGATGAACAAATCATTAAGGAAACACTTAAAGGGGGGTTGAAAAAGCCCTTGGCTGATTTGCCGAATATTGCCAAATTAGTTGCCTGGTTAATTGTTACTCATCATAAATTACCGGTTAATCCAAATAATCTCTTTAATGGAAGTAAATGTCATAGTCTGGATGGGTTACTTAGTCTCATTGATCAACGGTGGGGTTATGAAAATAATACCATGGATGAGTTAAGGGTTTGTTTAGAATTTCCTCACGGATTATTAACTCAGTCCAATAAATGGTTGTCGCAACTCAGACGTTGGTCAGCCAAACTGCTGGATTTTCAGGAAATTATTTCACAAAGTATAAACGATGGTAGTTATCGGCTACTGTTGCATCATGCCCGCCTGTGTTTAATGTTAGGCGATCATTATTTTTCATCGTTGACGATTGATCAAACCCGTCACTGGCAGCACACAACGGAATTGATTGCCAATACTCAAAAGGACAAATCGCCCAAGCAGGCTCTGGATCAGCACTTGGTTGGTGTCTACGAAAGTGCCAGAGATGTGATAGGAAAACTACCCATTATAGAAAATGGCCTGGAATCCAGTTTCAATACGGCTGAATTAAAAAAGAAAAGTACCGGGGCCTACGCCTGGCAAGATAATGCAGCCAGAAAAATCCGTGATTGGCGTAAGGAGCAGAACGATATCAAAAAGGGTTTTTTTGCAGTGAATATCGCTAGCACTGGTTCCGGTAAAACATTTGCAAATGCCAAAGTGATGATGGCACTTTCCGAGGATGGTGATAGTCTTCGGTACGTCCTTGCTCTGGGCTTGCGCACACTCACATTACAAACAGGCGATGAATATCGCGAACGTATATTCAAAAAAAGTGATGGCTCGGATCTGGCCGTATTAATTGGCTCTAAAGCCATTGCCGATCTGCACTACCAGAACAAACAGGAACAGATACAGGAAAATGAACAAGGTTCAGAATCCATCGAGCCTCTGCTGGCTACTTCGGATGAAATTTTATATCAGGGCGAGATGCCTGAAGACGGTTTAACAACAATCTTGAGAAGAGATAAAGACCGACAGATGTTATACGCGCCTGTTCTGGTATGTACTATCGATCACATCATAGCGGCAACAGAGACAACGCGAGGAGGGCGGTATATTTTGCCTGCGTTACGATTACTATCCTCCGATTTGGTAATTGATGAGGTGGATGATTTTACTGGCAGTGATTTAATCGCTATCGGTCGGTTGATTCATCTGGCCGGTATGCTGGGGCGCAAGGTGATGATTTCTTCAGCCACTATTCCGCCCGCAATGGCTGAAGGTTATTTTAATGCGTACCGCGAGGGATGGATGCTTTACTGTAAAACCCGCAATGCAAGTCCTGTTATTGGCTGCGCTTGGATTGATGAATTTTCCACACAGGTTGAAGAGATTGATACCCTGGAGCATGCCGTAAGGGAGTTTCGTAAAATTCATGATCAATATATCGATAAACGAGTTGAAAATTTAAGCAAATTATTGCCGAAACGAAGAGCAATAGTAATTAATTGCGAACAGGCGATGCACGCCAATGATGAGCCCGTCATGAGAAATAAACGAGAAGTTTGGTTTAATCGAATCATTCAAGCCGCCCTTCACCTGCATGAACAACACCACACAATTGATAAAAAAACAGGTTTACATGTTTCTTTTGGGGTCCTGCGTATGGCCAATATTCAACCCTGCATTAACTTGTCTCTTTATCTATTAGATTATGTTTGGCCTTTAAACACTGAAGCAAGAATCATGGCTTATCACAGTAGGCAAGTATTATTGCTACGTCATGAACAGGAAAAGCACCTTGATCACGTTTTAAAACGTAAAGAGCAAAAAGATGAACAACCACGCGCTTTTTACGATCTGACAATTCGAAATCACCTCGATACCATTGCTGCCAATAACTCCGCCGTAGCGAATGTTTTATTTATTCTTGTCGCTACACCAGTAGAAGAAGTTGGGCGGGATCATGATTTTGACTGGGCGGTTATAGAACCTTCGTCCTACCGTTCGATTATTCAATTGGCGGGACGCGTCAAACGCCATCGTGATGGCGAGGTCAACCAGTCCAATATCAACATTCTTCAGTATAACTGGAGAACAATTAAATATGGGGATGAAGAAAGAAAACCGCGTTTCTACTTACCGGGCTATGAGCCTGTTCCTCAACAGCGTCAAGGCAACAAATTATGTAATGAAAAAGACGACTGCTTAAAAAGTCATGATCTTTTCAAAATAGTCGATACCCATTTAATAAATAATCGGCTTGATTCTGTTCCAAGAATTCAAGAGCGGCCAAAGGACAGTAAAACGCCGATGGCATTATTTGAGCATGCCGTAATTGACAGCCAATTAACTTGCTATGCAGGAGAGGGGCCGGAAACGTTGCAGGGGTACATAACCCGTTATTGGGGCCTTACCGCTTTACCGCAATTCCTTAACCCTTTTCGTAAAGCGATGAACAATGTCAAGTTATATCGGGCAACCAATGCGCAAGGTGAAACCTGGTTTACTGAGCGTGATTCAAGGGGCGATTTCAGTTACACCACTCCCGGCGAATTGGTGCGTCGGGATGATGCCTATCGGATCACAACGGTGTCGTTGTCGTCTGCGCAAACACTACGACTCTGGCTGCCCCGTGATTATGTTCAATTGTTGCGGGAACAGATTGAAAGGCAAGAAACGACTTTGCATAAAGCGGTAAGTCTCTATGGTGAACTGAGTTTGGATTTTTATGAATATAACGTTAATAGTGAGTATGAGTATAACGATCAATTAGGTTTATATAAAAAGGAGAGCAATCATGCTTGA
- the csy1 gene encoding type I-F CRISPR-associated protein Csy1 yields the protein MLDPAIAAFFSERKEGWLKKKMKAGIEASEEAAIRQECEELFGLENWLPRAAKRIQQISISTHPCTFSHPSSRKNKNGYVTAIIAKAPWEADGYLRTGNTPAELDALGNAAVLDVFKFLSIMTDNGMTVIDHIRQDTEWAKALLNIKAESHENLRNDFISILSSNETMITSSKIKQVYFPIGDDYHLLSILHNSSLIFKLRDRIDALRFSDTVKKGRELRRSNSYHESGFKEIYNIVTIGYGGTKPQNISVLNNQYGGKSHLLLSIPPLLEQHEVKFPTQDFFRQTLRFSDCKEILQRLDNVFKIERDGVISLEKIRKGRDRCLGELLDVILQKMMALREVSANQFREESSKLLAWQKIWLCEQYTKERTDDWLDTLCDKIVTWIENAYRNAIKHSILLGEAERQYIKTYIDENREVLR from the coding sequence ATGCTTGATCCGGCAATTGCCGCTTTTTTTTCTGAACGAAAAGAGGGATGGCTTAAAAAGAAAATGAAAGCTGGAATAGAAGCATCGGAAGAAGCAGCAATAAGACAAGAGTGTGAAGAGCTCTTTGGGCTTGAAAATTGGTTGCCAAGAGCAGCAAAGCGTATACAACAAATATCAATTTCAACTCATCCCTGTACATTTTCTCATCCCAGCTCGAGAAAAAATAAGAATGGTTACGTCACTGCTATTATTGCTAAGGCACCCTGGGAGGCAGATGGTTATCTTCGAACAGGAAATACTCCTGCTGAATTAGATGCGCTTGGAAATGCAGCAGTGCTGGATGTTTTCAAGTTTCTTTCAATAATGACTGACAATGGCATGACAGTTATTGATCACATTCGGCAAGATACTGAATGGGCAAAGGCCTTGCTTAATATAAAAGCAGAAAGCCATGAGAATCTGAGAAACGATTTTATCTCAATATTGTCATCCAATGAGACGATGATTACTAGTTCTAAAATTAAACAGGTTTATTTTCCAATTGGGGATGATTATCATCTTTTATCTATTTTGCATAACTCGAGTTTGATATTTAAACTGCGTGATCGGATCGATGCATTGAGATTTTCAGATACTGTTAAAAAAGGGCGGGAACTTAGACGAAGCAATAGTTATCATGAGTCTGGGTTTAAAGAAATCTATAATATAGTAACCATTGGTTATGGTGGCACAAAGCCACAGAATATTAGTGTATTAAACAATCAGTACGGTGGTAAATCACATCTTTTATTATCAATTCCTCCTTTGCTTGAGCAGCATGAAGTAAAGTTCCCTACTCAGGACTTTTTCAGACAGACATTGCGCTTTTCTGATTGCAAAGAAATTCTACAACGGCTCGACAATGTATTCAAAATTGAAAGGGATGGAGTAATTTCTTTAGAAAAAATCCGAAAGGGCCGAGACCGCTGTCTCGGTGAGCTTCTGGATGTAATCCTACAAAAAATGATGGCATTGCGGGAAGTCTCCGCCAACCAATTTCGGGAAGAGTCCAGTAAATTGCTTGCTTGGCAAAAAATATGGCTTTGCGAGCAATATACAAAAGAAAGAACGGATGATTGGCTTGATACGCTCTGCGATAAAATTGTGACCTGGATAGAAAACGCCTACAGGAATGCTATTAAGCATTCCATTTTATTAGGAGAGGCAGAGAGACAGTACATCAAGACTTACATTGATGAAAACAGGGAGGTATTGAGATGA
- the csy2 gene encoding type I-F CRISPR-associated protein Csy2 yields the protein MNTNLILLPHIQIQNANALSSPFTIGFPAMTAWLGAVHALQRKLNKNMFPVTFSAVGVVVHRFKLQIYKGPKDFVYSIIGTGNPLEPKSEKDKPKGNAVRPSFIEEARCHLEASLLIEYEGIEAQDEQPMLELLHQLVLGQFKLAGGDILECRAPEIVRNFNKAKGRLMPGYALIERRDLMKMAMEQGQDPMDALLDYLAIHHTCTKDIINGKEHVNWQRKRKSRGWIVPIATGFHGISELANALNQRDAGTPHRFAESVVTLGEFKMPYRLESPNDLLWRYHVEPEKNLYLCIQQKAESELDNHDY from the coding sequence ATGAACACTAACCTGATTTTATTACCTCATATACAGATTCAAAATGCCAATGCCTTATCCAGCCCGTTCACCATTGGCTTCCCAGCCATGACTGCCTGGCTAGGTGCTGTGCACGCGCTACAACGAAAATTGAATAAAAACATGTTCCCGGTGACGTTCTCAGCAGTTGGTGTCGTTGTACATCGCTTTAAACTACAGATTTACAAAGGGCCGAAGGATTTTGTGTATTCCATCATAGGAACAGGAAATCCATTGGAACCAAAATCTGAAAAAGACAAACCTAAAGGTAATGCCGTGCGGCCCTCCTTTATCGAAGAGGCTCGATGTCATTTAGAGGCTAGTCTTTTAATTGAGTATGAAGGGATAGAAGCCCAGGATGAACAGCCCATGCTTGAGCTATTGCATCAGTTGGTGCTTGGACAATTTAAACTGGCTGGGGGAGATATTCTGGAATGCAGAGCACCTGAAATTGTTAGAAACTTTAACAAAGCGAAAGGCCGTTTAATGCCAGGTTATGCCCTAATTGAGCGACGGGATTTAATGAAGATGGCTATGGAGCAAGGTCAGGATCCCATGGATGCATTACTTGATTACCTGGCAATCCATCATACCTGCACTAAAGACATTATAAATGGGAAGGAACATGTCAATTGGCAACGCAAACGTAAGTCAAGGGGGTGGATTGTACCAATTGCCACAGGATTTCATGGAATCAGTGAATTGGCAAATGCACTCAATCAACGTGATGCAGGGACTCCTCACCGTTTTGCTGAAAGCGTTGTTACTTTGGGCGAATTTAAAATGCCCTATCGTCTGGAGTCGCCGAATGATCTACTTTGGCGCTACCACGTAGAACCTGAAAAAAATCTTTATCTTTGTATTCAACAAAAAGCAGAATCAGAACTCGACAATCATGACTATTAA
- the csy3 gene encoding type I-F CRISPR-associated protein Csy3: protein MAKKENTASVLAFEKKLIPSDGYMHGCQWENRSKASPLQLIEKSVRGTISNRLKPALQNDPVALNNEVEKPNLQTVDVCSLGSEQDTLQLHFTLKVLGGLNHPSACNNALFKQSYQQAVSHYLEEKGMKELARRYALNIANARFLWRNRFGAEKILVEVKALNKNSNQKWIFNALEFNPRVMETTSSDVESLASEIAAALASEDDFLIIDINCYAKVGKAQDVYPSEELVLDKGKGEKSKVLYQVDGIAAMHSQKIGNALRTIDTWYPEYSNPVTSAGPIAIEPYGAVTNLGKAFRTPTEKQDFYTFFDRWARGEKLPRVEDEHYVMAVLVRGGVFGESDK from the coding sequence ATGGCTAAGAAAGAAAACACCGCATCTGTGTTAGCGTTTGAAAAAAAATTAATCCCCTCTGATGGGTATATGCATGGTTGCCAATGGGAAAACAGAAGCAAAGCCAGTCCGCTTCAACTCATTGAAAAATCGGTAAGGGGAACCATCTCAAACCGTCTTAAGCCGGCGTTGCAAAACGATCCGGTGGCACTTAATAACGAAGTTGAGAAGCCAAATCTCCAAACGGTTGATGTTTGCTCATTAGGTTCAGAACAAGATACGCTTCAGCTCCATTTCACACTTAAAGTTTTAGGAGGATTGAATCATCCCTCGGCCTGTAATAACGCTCTTTTTAAACAGAGTTATCAGCAAGCCGTGAGCCATTATCTGGAAGAAAAGGGGATGAAGGAGCTGGCGAGGCGTTATGCACTTAATATCGCCAATGCCCGATTTTTATGGCGTAATCGCTTTGGGGCTGAAAAAATCCTGGTGGAAGTTAAAGCGTTGAATAAAAATTCAAATCAAAAGTGGATTTTTAATGCGTTGGAGTTTAATCCCCGTGTGATGGAAACAACGAGCAGTGACGTTGAGAGTCTCGCCAGTGAGATTGCTGCTGCATTAGCCAGTGAGGATGATTTTTTGATAATTGATATTAACTGCTACGCAAAGGTTGGTAAAGCCCAGGATGTATATCCCAGTGAAGAATTGGTTTTGGATAAGGGGAAAGGCGAAAAAAGTAAAGTACTTTACCAGGTTGATGGAATTGCGGCCATGCATTCACAAAAAATTGGTAATGCCTTACGAACTATTGATACCTGGTACCCAGAATACAGTAACCCAGTGACATCTGCGGGACCAATCGCTATTGAGCCCTATGGTGCAGTCACAAATTTGGGTAAAGCATTCAGAACGCCCACAGAAAAACAGGATTTCTATACTTTTTTTGATCGATGGGCCCGCGGTGAAAAATTACCAAGAGTAGAGGATGAACATTATGTCATGGCTGTTTTGGTCAGGGGCGGTGTTTTTGGTGAGAGCGATAAATAG
- the cas6f gene encoding type I-F CRISPR-associated endoribonuclease Cas6/Csy4, which translates to MDHYQDIIIFCEPEFPMPVLMNALYSQFHKALCDLHSTSIGVSFPKYDKTLGNILRLHGNQIALQGLQNLNWIGGMKGYCVENPILSVPVCTKFRTVYRKQPTKSQSKLRRLIERRSLTEAQIDQYEASRIANFLDSAYFQLVSGSNGKKHRRYIVLGKILDQPVPGEFDRFGLSKTATIPWFSEDLP; encoded by the coding sequence ATGGATCACTACCAAGATATTATTATTTTTTGCGAACCAGAATTTCCAATGCCAGTGCTTATGAATGCGCTTTATAGCCAATTCCATAAAGCACTATGCGATCTTCATTCGACCTCTATTGGCGTCAGTTTTCCAAAGTACGACAAAACCTTGGGAAATATTTTGCGCCTTCATGGTAACCAAATAGCCTTGCAGGGATTACAAAATTTGAATTGGATCGGTGGGATGAAGGGTTACTGTGTAGAAAATCCAATTCTGTCTGTCCCTGTTTGTACAAAGTTCCGCACGGTTTATCGCAAGCAACCGACTAAGAGTCAATCCAAATTAAGAAGGTTAATAGAGCGCAGATCATTAACCGAGGCTCAAATTGATCAATACGAAGCAAGCAGGATTGCAAATTTTTTGGATAGTGCTTATTTCCAATTGGTAAGTGGCTCTAATGGAAAAAAACACCGACGATACATTGTGCTGGGTAAAATACTCGATCAGCCTGTGCCCGGGGAGTTTGATCGGTTTGGTCTTTCTAAAACCGCCACTATTCCGTGGTTTAGCGAAGATTTACCATGA
- a CDS encoding peptide MFS transporter — translation MFLEAIKKQLPVWDTRQLQTNNIVMITFWSQFSVYALNTVLVLFLTRPLLAHGLGYSHAKAYAFIGITQATSYLMPVLGGFMADQVLGVRRAILYGSIMLALAYLLVMLSGLSLNGFGDKLFIAAYAFIPATNSLLLGTASGLVSRIYEDDAIEAKAAMTFYYMAINVGALLATILAPALLDSAYGPLSVLAVTFIGKSIAALNFARRYSLYDNVIWGKDQQPMTAKTRYRLGAYLAAIYAFTLLAYSHVQIASLVIGSGCAAGIAWFLIKTFALSGESRNRQLIALLLIVEAVVFFIIYNQMNSTLVLFAKSNSNLNLFGLTILPAQYQILNPLLIIVLGSQLPRFYRLFPRFTIPYQFAAGTLLSGLALLIMAFASQQAVEGYVEGNYIALTYMLITLAELWVSAIGLSMIGLYCDGRNIAFAMGVWYLASSLSNAISGQLAGWVDIPEAVKSAEQTLPIYQYYYLWVGVIAVALGALMGFTAFLMQRHMARRGIRLA, via the coding sequence GTGTTTTTAGAAGCCATAAAAAAACAACTGCCCGTCTGGGATACCCGCCAACTGCAAACCAATAACATCGTGATGATCACCTTCTGGAGTCAGTTTTCGGTTTATGCCTTAAACACGGTCCTCGTTTTATTTTTAACCCGTCCCCTTCTGGCGCATGGTTTGGGTTACAGTCATGCCAAAGCCTACGCCTTTATTGGCATCACTCAGGCAACCAGTTACCTCATGCCGGTTCTGGGCGGTTTTATGGCGGATCAGGTGCTTGGAGTAAGGCGTGCCATTCTTTATGGCAGCATCATGCTGGCTTTAGCCTATCTGCTGGTCATGTTAAGCGGTTTAAGCTTAAACGGGTTTGGCGATAAACTGTTTATCGCTGCCTATGCTTTCATTCCGGCAACCAACTCCCTGTTATTGGGGACCGCCTCCGGTCTCGTTTCCCGTATTTATGAAGACGATGCCATTGAAGCCAAAGCGGCCATGACCTTTTACTACATGGCCATCAATGTCGGCGCCCTGCTCGCCACGATACTGGCTCCGGCTTTACTGGACAGCGCCTACGGCCCCCTGTCGGTCCTGGCTGTCACCTTCATTGGCAAATCCATTGCGGCGCTTAATTTTGCCAGGCGCTATTCCCTTTATGACAATGTCATCTGGGGCAAAGACCAGCAACCGATGACCGCCAAAACACGTTATCGTCTGGGCGCTTACCTCGCGGCCATTTATGCCTTTACCCTGCTGGCCTATTCCCATGTCCAGATTGCAAGCCTGGTCATCGGTTCAGGCTGCGCGGCCGGGATTGCCTGGTTCCTCATTAAAACGTTCGCCTTATCCGGCGAGAGCCGCAACCGACAACTGATTGCGTTATTGCTCATCGTTGAAGCGGTTGTCTTTTTTATTATTTACAATCAGATGAACAGTACCCTGGTGCTTTTTGCCAAAAGCAACTCCAACCTCAACCTGTTCGGCTTAACCATTCTTCCGGCGCAATATCAAATTTTAAATCCGCTGCTCATTATTGTGCTTGGCTCGCAATTACCCCGGTTTTACCGCCTGTTTCCGCGGTTTACCATCCCTTATCAATTCGCAGCAGGAACGCTCCTGTCCGGTCTGGCGCTGCTGATCATGGCCTTTGCCTCACAGCAGGCTGTCGAGGGCTATGTCGAAGGGAATTACATTGCGCTTACCTACATGCTGATTACCTTGGCCGAATTATGGGTGAGCGCCATCGGCTTAAGCATGATCGGCCTTTATTGCGATGGACGAAACATCGCCTTTGCCATGGGCGTCTGGTACCTTGCAAGCTCGCTGTCCAATGCCATTTCCGGACAATTGGCAGGCTGGGTTGATATCCCCGAAGCTGTTAAATCAGCGGAGCAAACGCTCCCCATTTACCAGTATTATTACCTCTGGGTAGGCGTCATCGCTGTCGCTCTTGGCGCGCTGATGGGGTTTACTGCTTTTCTGATGCAAAGGCACATGGCGCGTCGAGGGATTCGGTTGGCATAG
- a CDS encoding class I SAM-dependent methyltransferase yields MSLKAMYNEIASHYATADRFGSLSESHKTAIEQIKKEHLGFKENYKILDFGVGNGAFLEKLREYLPNAHYTGIDISSEMLTEARKRLPLTTIEASATEASHYLPHHSQDLVLAHFINAYIPIHTLFSEADLLTRSNGYFSLITTTYESFPIAQQQLADFIAQGTMLSSVVGHYYKTMVKNTTVASGLDELMHVFAQHQFKVVKHQRLHIPVTLNNIDELALFGIEGTWFLNTLSLRMLPKNFLVARLKRLFDRIFTFPYHDTHIIDVILAKK; encoded by the coding sequence ATGTCCTTAAAGGCCATGTATAACGAAATCGCGAGTCACTACGCTACAGCTGATCGCTTTGGCTCTTTAAGCGAGAGTCATAAAACGGCAATAGAACAGATTAAGAAAGAACATTTGGGTTTTAAAGAGAATTACAAGATTCTTGATTTTGGCGTAGGCAACGGCGCCTTTCTTGAAAAACTTCGAGAATACCTTCCCAATGCTCATTATACCGGGATTGATATTTCCTCCGAAATGCTGACTGAAGCCCGAAAAAGGCTACCCCTGACCACCATCGAAGCCAGCGCCACCGAAGCGAGCCATTATCTCCCCCATCACAGCCAAGATTTGGTTCTGGCGCATTTCATCAATGCCTACATCCCTATCCATACCCTGTTCTCAGAGGCTGACCTGCTGACGCGCTCCAATGGTTATTTTTCGTTAATTACAACGACGTATGAATCCTTCCCCATTGCCCAGCAGCAACTGGCCGATTTCATCGCCCAGGGCACCATGTTAAGCAGCGTGGTCGGCCATTATTACAAAACCATGGTAAAAAACACCACGGTAGCCAGCGGGCTGGATGAATTAATGCATGTGTTCGCCCAGCATCAGTTTAAAGTGGTTAAGCATCAGCGCCTTCATATTCCGGTGACGCTCAATAACATTGATGAACTGGCCCTTTTTGGCATTGAGGGAACCTGGTTTTTAAATACCCTGTCGTTGCGCATGCTGCCTAAAAATTTTTTAGTGGCGCGCCTGAAGCGATTATTCGACAGGATCTTTACTTTTCCCTACCATGACACCCATATTATTGATGTGATCCTCGCCAAGAAATAA
- a CDS encoding nucleotide sugar dehydrogenase, translating into MLATLLPRIKNKEAMISIVGLGYVGLPLMLRFAEVGYRVIGIDVDERKNQAINQGRSYIQHIPSEQIEGVKNYITATSDFSQAAEADAIILCVPTPLDKYREPDLSFVLQTMDSLLPHLRAGQVISLESTTYPGTTEEELKTRIESRGFVVGRDIFLVYSPEREDPGNQHFTTATIPKVCGGDTEACLEAGLALYSGVIDKVVPVSSTKVAEMTKLLENIHRSVNIGLVNEMKILADKMGIDIHEVIDAAATKPFGFVAYHPGPGIGGHCIPIDPFYLTWKAREYGLHTRFIELAGEINSAMPLWVVNKVADALNERSKAIKNSKILVLGAAYKRNVDDMRESPSLEIIELLQEKGALVSYSDPHVPALPPMRHHHLEMKSVDITAESISQYDCVVLATAHNAFDYALIAEHAPLIVDTRAAFKTFKSNNIVSA; encoded by the coding sequence ATGTTAGCAACGTTATTGCCAAGAATAAAAAACAAAGAAGCAATGATTAGCATTGTAGGACTTGGGTATGTTGGATTGCCCTTGATGCTGCGTTTTGCCGAGGTGGGTTACCGCGTCATTGGGATTGATGTTGATGAGCGTAAAAACCAGGCGATTAACCAAGGCCGTTCCTACATTCAACATATCCCGTCAGAGCAGATTGAGGGTGTAAAAAATTACATCACGGCCACGTCTGATTTTTCGCAGGCCGCCGAAGCGGATGCGATTATTCTCTGCGTACCGACGCCTTTGGATAAATACCGCGAGCCCGATTTAAGCTTCGTGCTGCAGACCATGGATTCTCTCCTGCCTCATCTTCGCGCGGGACAGGTGATTTCACTGGAAAGCACCACGTACCCCGGCACCACCGAAGAGGAATTGAAAACCCGGATTGAAAGCCGCGGGTTTGTGGTGGGCCGCGACATTTTCCTGGTTTATTCCCCTGAGCGTGAAGATCCAGGCAATCAACATTTCACCACCGCGACCATTCCCAAAGTCTGCGGCGGAGATACCGAGGCCTGCCTTGAAGCAGGGCTGGCCTTGTATTCAGGCGTTATCGACAAGGTTGTGCCGGTTTCCTCAACGAAGGTAGCCGAAATGACCAAACTGCTTGAAAACATTCACCGCTCCGTGAACATCGGTTTAGTCAATGAAATGAAAATTCTGGCCGACAAAATGGGTATCGACATTCATGAAGTCATCGATGCCGCCGCCACCAAACCCTTTGGCTTCGTCGCCTATCATCCCGGACCCGGTATTGGCGGCCATTGCATCCCCATCGATCCTTTCTACCTGACCTGGAAGGCGAGGGAGTATGGCCTGCATACCCGATTCATCGAATTGGCTGGGGAAATCAACAGTGCCATGCCTTTGTGGGTTGTGAATAAGGTGGCCGATGCGTTAAATGAACGCTCCAAGGCAATCAAAAACAGTAAAATACTGGTTTTAGGAGCAGCCTATAAACGCAATGTCGATGACATGCGCGAATCACCCTCGCTGGAAATCATTGAATTGCTGCAGGAGAAAGGTGCGCTGGTCAGCTATTCTGATCCGCACGTACCGGCACTGCCGCCCATGCGTCATCACCATCTGGAAATGAAGAGCGTGGATATCACCGCCGAATCCATCAGTCAATACGATTGCGTGGTTTTAGCCACAGCCCATAATGCCTTTGACTATGCCCTGATTGCCGAACACGCGCCGCTGATTGTCGATACGCGCGCGGCATTCAAGACGTTTAAAAGCAATAACATAGTGAGTGCCTGA